The genomic DNA CGACTTGAGAATGCGCCCTTCGTACAATAGATAGGCGCGGTCGGTGATGCTGAGCGTCTCATGCACGTTATGATCGGTGATCAGGACCCCGATATTGCGCGATTTCAGCTCATGGACGATGCTTTGGATGTCGCCCACCGCAATCGGGTCCACGCCCGCGAAGGGCTCGTCCAGCAGGATGAAGGCAGGATTGTTGACCAGTGCGCGGGCGATTTCGACCCGGCGACGTTCACCCCCGGAGAGGGTGTAGGCCAGCGATTTCTTGAGATGGCTGACCCGCAGCTCGGCCAGCAGCAGTTCCAGCCGCTCGCGGCGTTGCCCGCGGTTCAGCGGCAGAGTCTCGAGAATCGCCATCAGGTTCTGTTCGACGGTCAGCTTGCGGAAGATGCTGGCTTCCTGGGGCAGGTAGCCCACTCCACGCCGCGCACGGCGGTACATCGGCAGGCGGGTCACATCCTGGCCGTCCAGCAGGATCCG from Candidatus Delongbacteria bacterium includes the following:
- the lptB gene encoding LPS export ABC transporter ATP-binding protein, whose product is MHRVFESEELHKFYGKRRVVGGVSIQVGTGEIVGLLGPNGAGKTTTFYMMTGMIRPTSGRILLDGQDVTRLPMYRRARRGVGYLPQEASIFRKLTVEQNLMAILETLPLNRGQRRERLELLLAELRVSHLKKSLAYTLSGGERRRVEIARALVNNPAFILLDEPFAGVDPIAVGDIQSIVHELKSRNIGVLITDHNVHETLSITDRAYLLYEGRILKSGSAEELADDEQVRRLYLGENFRLERREPVKLAPVDPVTGAIPPTTAGETPKTEGRTAR